Within Enoplosus armatus isolate fEnoArm2 chromosome 1, fEnoArm2.hap1, whole genome shotgun sequence, the genomic segment TGCCAATACCTGTGCAGATGGGCCTTGCTTCAATGGCGGGCGTTGTGCCGACAACCCTGAAGGTGGCTACTTCTGCCAGTGCCCGATGGGATACGCAGGCTTCAACTGCGAGAAGAAAATCGACCACTGCTCCTCCAACCCCTGTTTAAACGGTACATTGTCCTCTGTCTTTGAAAGTTCACCTACACCTACAATTAAGCCTAAACCTAGAATTAAAAATATCTGGAGATTAATCCTtggtctttttctctcccctatGCAGGTGCAGAATGTGTGGATCTGGTGAACTCTTACCTTTGTCAGTGTCCTGAGGGATTTTCAGGTCCTAActgtgaggacagcagcagcatctctggACACTGTCTGTCCTTCCCTTGTCAGAACGGTGGGACGTGCCAGGAGGGAGTGAACGGCTACACCTGTACCTGCCCTCCAGGTATGACAGCACTCAAAACATGTGTATTGTGGGAttctttttacattatttgtttttaatgtagtgTTATATTAGTTTTGATCTAGACTCTTTACTTCTTCTGCAGGATATACTGGTGAGAACTGCAGCTCCCCCATCTCCCGCTGCCATCACAATCCCTGCCACAATGGAGCCACCTGCCACGAGCGTGGCGGTCGCTATGTGTGCGCCTGTGTGCCTGGCTACGGCGGTCACAACTGCCAGTTCCTCTTGCCAGAGGTTCCCAAGGGTCAGCCGGTGGTGGATGGACCGGATAGGCGATTTTCTTTCCCAGAAAGTGGAAATGTTGTAGACGAGGAGGATGACGACAGTGGATTTCCCTGGACGGCCGTGTGCGCCGGCGTCTTCCTCGTTCTTGTGATCCTGATCGGCTGCTCAGTGCTGGTGGTCTACATTCGGGTCAAACTGCAGGAGCGGCACAGTCACCACGGTGACAGTGTCCACAGTGACAGCCACGAGACCATGAACAACCTGACAACCACCAACAATTGTCTCCGCAGCGACAAGGAACTGGGCCCTATAATGACAACGTCaattaaaaacaccaacaagAAGGCGGATTACCATTCGGACCTCGCTGGGTCACTGGGTGGTCTGAGTGGAATCAGCGGACTCAACGGATCAGAGAAGAACGGCTTTAAGACTCGCTACCCCAGTGTGGAGTACAACCTGGTCCATGAGCTGCGGCCCGAGGAGCTGTCGCTGTGTAAAGAAGAGGAGCGCGATGAGCCAGAGGTTAAATGTGAAATGCTGGATGAGTCCGACTCAGAGGAAGGATACAGGAAGAGACAAAACAGGTACTTAGCTGTCAGAATGTATACTTACATAGGTACACTGCTTGGAAATGTTGTATCGTACATGCCTTAAACTCACTGAAAAATGCATGGATAAGAATGCACACGAGAATCTGTTCTGAATCTGTTTGTGTTCTTCTTCGTCCCACAGTGACGCATCAGAAAAGAAACAAGTAGAAGAGTCACCAAGCTGCAGCGAAGCAAAATATCAGTCATCCAGCGATTTGAACTATCGTGATCTTAAATACCAGTCAAACAGTGACATCAAATACCAGTCAACCAGTGACGTCAAATACCAGTCAACCAGTGATGTTGAATACCACAGTCCCAATGACAGCCGGTACCAAAGTACCTCCGACACCAAATACCAGTCCGTCTACGTCATGTCGGATCAAAAAGATGAATGTATCATCGCTACAGAGGTGAGTACACAAAAATAGGATTATCTGCCTGACAAATATACAGAATGATTTTAACTTCAACCAGCACTCgtgcaaaaacacaccaaaaactgacttttttttctctctgtattacAGGTATGATACCAGTCTAAACCAGATCAGCTTGGACCAGTTTCCTGTGGTTGATGGCGGTCACACACACCAGCCCTGAGCAGTAGAGCTCAGCATGTCTCCAGGAGGTTTTactcctgctgtttgctgctgttccCTGGGATTTACCGGAGGACTTTGAGCCAAGGTGCTACTGAGCCGGCATGGAGTCAGTACCAACTTGGCAAGGACTTAGTACTACAGTAGTACTACGGGTGAATACTGGACATTTTTGACCTTCGATGGATGTAGGTCTAATGCTGACTCAGTGCTGGATGAAGTACCAGAAGACAGCGCTAGCACTAGTACAAACTTTGTACAGAAACAGTGCTGAATGAGTACTCACACAGTCAAATGGTGACTGCTGGAGAACTGATGAAGAGTGTTACAGCAGTGGAAGATTTACTGCTCCTACCAGGATGAACTCTTCTCTCCTGATAAACTATGGAGTATTGACTTGGATGTTGACCCATGATATTGTAGTACCGTGGAGTACTGATTGAATGAACAGTGTAGTACCTTTGAAGTACTGAGAACTTTTGAAGTACTGTTGTAGTACTGTTATGTGCTGTGGTTTTACAATGCAGTGTAAAAGCTGCCGTGGATATTGGACAGTTCGTGTTCTGTGCAGTGCTGCGGAGTAAAGGGAGTCCCTGTACTTCATTAgtactgcagctgctgctggagtctgTTTATTGTTAAGAAttcattaaaactttaaattgGAGCTTtcctgacaaaacaaacacacaattaaaaacagtggGACTTCTACAGCAGCTGTACACCTTTAACTCTGCAGCACTGACAGAGACAGTGTTGGCTGAGCTGgttctcagcaagaaaataGAGAACTGAAGACTCCAGTAGTGACTGCAGATCGATCCAACATGGATCCTGTTGGGCCATACTGGCCCCCTGACCCCTGAAGGTTGTGATAGACAGGGCAATGTTTTGGGCAGGGCAACTTAGGAAACACAACAATCAGCATAAGTGAACAAAGGAAGAGACAGTGAAACAAATCAGACCAAACATAAAGGAAGTGTAATGATCTAATTACATCATTTTTCCTGGCAGCTCCTTTAGCCACAatttattgacaaaatgacCTAAAAAAGTTGCTTAGTACAAAGTTGTCCCAACCTCTGAtgatgctgttgtgtttccAAGGACGCAGATGACTAGTCTTAACTGCCAAGACCTCATTGCActatggaggtgtgtgtgtgtgtgtgtgtgtgtgcgtgtgtgtgtatgagtgtgtgtacagaggAGGTGATGCCTGTATGTGGTGTCAAATGTATGCACTGCCCACTCCCGCCCCCATCACTCCCAGTCTTCCACTAATAGCCAGTTGAAGGACACCATCACCCTGCCTGCCGTTGGTTaggatcatttgttttttattttatttgttatctaAAGAAAGATGtatgctttttatttaattatgtaattatttGTGTTCCATTCTGTTgtgattatttttgttaaacCTGTTATAATTTAAGTtggattgttttttatttggcagataatgtatgtatgtatgtatgcatgtatgtgttagGCACTTGAGACCCCTGTGACTGTGTTGTATTTAAGAGAAAAGTCGTATGTACAGAGCCTGTCATTTTTATTACTGGAAAACAGCGCAatatttttccaaaataaaagaggaatgAAATATAGCACATCTGGTGTTGAgtgattttatatttatacatgtgGCTTACATTCACTTTGATCaacttcctgctgtgtgttgtgacaCTGGCAGTGGCTTCACCTTACAGTAATATGTGTTATGTTGTATATTTAGTTTGCACAGCTAATTCTTAAGCAATATTTAGGGGATGGCATCATCACAAAAGATggaaaatcaaaaaagaaaggcaaaaaaCTGCTCTCATATacagtcatttttacatttgcagtttCCTTAAAGCGCAATCTAACAAATTCAAGCTGAGGGATTTGTTGTCGCTAAGTGATAGTGTgttggtatttgtgtgtgtgtgtgtgtgtgtgtgtgtgtgtgtgtgtgtgtgtgtgtgtgtgtgtgtgttcgtctgACGCAGCAGAAGACTGTCTCCTTGTGGAACCACTAaatgagacaaagacacaccCCATAATCATAGACCGCTTAGCTAGCCTCCTCTGAGGCCAGAGCCATCTCTTTGTGTGtgggtatttgtgtgtgtgtgagagagtttttatgtgtgtgtgtgtgtgtgtgtgtgtgtgtgtctatatgtgcATGGCTgcatatgtgtatttatattagTCTGTgaattgatgtgtttttctatgAGCTTCTGTACATGAgtatcagcgtgtgtgtgtgtgtgtgtgtgtgtgtgtgtgtgtgtgtgtgtgtgtgtgtgtgatctgtgtgtgtgtgatcttgtTTTAAGCAGAGGGGTATTTATAGCTGGAGAGAGAAACCACCAGTCTGGATTTAGTCCCGGTTGCCCCTGCCTGACTACTccgcgcgtgtgtgtgtaagtgtgtgtgtgtgtgtgtttgtgcgtgtgtgtgtgtgtgtgtgcacgtgtgtgtatgtcattTAGCGACCACTGGGAGTGTAGAAGTAGTCATCAAAGAAACTCATCTGGTTCGCAGtctcatataaacacacacacgcacacaagaaATTGGATGACAGATGATCAGAAATGTACTACAATTACAGAGGACAAACTGTATTAAGTGTCTCGTCACGTGGAGCActttagcacacacacagacacatgtaaacacaggtCATGGCCTTGCTGACTAAAGTTAGTCACATAATTATGGAAACAAGAAAAGTAATTTATTCCTTCATATACAGATACAGTCACATAATGTGTACGTTAAGTTTTCTCCTCATCCCAGCTGACTTTACAGACCAGTATGTTGGAGCAGTGACCTGCTCAGTGGGTGTAGACACAGGGACCGTTGCCCTCGTTCCAAAGACTGCGACTGTGACTGCTCAAAAAGTATTTGCTTGTATTACACAAGCGGCAGGCAGTTGTTAGCACATACCATGCTAAGCTTTTTAACTTAACTTTTTTTCAGTGCCACAATAGCTTTTCGCTGAGTTGGAAAATCACAGGAGACAGGCTTAAAGCTGGtcctttgttgttgttaggCTGTCCTCCGGCCCCGAACAgtcgcacacactcacatcctccctctctgcatctctctggTGTCAATAGTCAGACAAAGCCCTGGTCACTGGCTGCCATATGCTGCCCTGCTGCACATAAAGAACAGCACTCTTTGAACTTCGGAGGGGGAAATCGAAACTTCTTCGtggtaaaatatatatagaaGTGTATATTAGATTGGtcacatattcacacagacTTGTTTTTCCTTCACATGGTGCTTAACAGTTCAGCCAGTTTTCCATCTTCTTTATAGCTCTTCAACATATTTAAGttgtcatcatttttattgcagGATTTAGAACCTCCATTATTATGGGTGGAGTTTAatgccaaacaacaacaaaagcaacacaaaagtgaaaatacacaTAAGTATACGTGTGTGTCGGATAATATATTGTCTCTTTTAGTCTggccctctgtctcccctctcacacacactttttattctGACAGGGAGTAGGCAGGACCGTAGCTAATCCAGAGAACAGGCTGTTTAAGTGTGTCTCTGCTATAATCTGATTAATCTGtccattctcctctcctctcctctcacagaTCTGTttgaatgtatatgtgtgtgtcagtgtgtttatgtgtgtaagCATGCATGTCAATGTCcgttggtttgtgtgtgtgtgtgtgtgtgtgtgagagagagagagagagagagagagagagattgctgGGAAAAGGGTGACaaggggggaagaaaagagCTCACACTTGGCCACTGACCCTTCTTTTGTCCACAAACTGGTCAcctgtcatacacacacacacacacacacacacacacacacacacacacacacaaccatattttgctgaaagcagttgaaacTTGAGAAACTGGGGCACCCTCATAGTCTAGGGGGTCATAGTCTcattccctgtctctctccacaaCTCATTTCTTGTCAGATTTCTAATGAAGGCATAAGATTCttaaatatacatacatctGGTTAGGTTCAGTTCacagcatcaacaacatcatACATAGACAGACATCTATATACAGGGCTGTAGTAGTGAGGGGAACAGTCAACTATTATCAAGGGCaattaaatgtttgcttttgtgtgcaATTTTGAGATGTTATTAGTCACGTGAGTAAATTATTATTGATGGCTGCTGTTTTACAGTATCTTAATATTGGTTTATAGATCGAACCCAGCTAGCTGACATTACTTGTTGATACATGAAGCAGCATTCCCATCCCTCCATTTTCTCATGTTACTGAGGATGTGAGAGAAAGGTGAGCTCCTAAAGTGGTGACTAAAAGATATATCAAGCAACTGTTTGCAGCGCCAAAGAGAGATTTGCATCAAACACCAAGAGTGAACACAACTAGTTAGCCCTGTAAAACACGACTGCTGTTGTTTATTATGGACTTTTTTCTACAGCTGTCTTATGGCTAGTGCATAATAAGACTCTCTCTCCAAGTAGACCTCATTATAAAAGTATCCAGATGTCTTGGAGGAATATCTGATTAAACGTGGCGTAAAAAAGGTCATTATGATTACCCTAATAAGATGCATGTGCTTAGTTGTTATTCAGTTATTTGTACATGTGTGATAATTGATGTGTGAAGAGGTAAAAGGGCCCACTGACACCAAATATGCACAGGGCCCAAATTCTCTGGCTACTACTTTGTCTATATGTTCCACAATCATGTAACAGTATCCATAGTAATCCCACATTTAATTTgtgatttaatttaatctttttatCCCAAGTCACTCGTCATATTGTGGGAAATTTGCTTCTGAACATCTAGATATGCCCTTTTGTTTCTGACAGTTTAAGATTCTAATTCAAAGGCCACTTCACCACtaaataacataacatgactGCATGAAAGTAAGTTGAATTGTTAAAACATAACATACATTTCAagactttttcttctcttcatatCTTCACCTTTTTGCTGATTTGCAGTTGCTGCCTcaacaaaagaaacagcatCATAACAGCAACTCGCTGACTTCACACCTCTCTCCACTCTGCCTTTTATtagcattttaatttgtcacccggACAAATCCCCAAACACACGGAGCATCACTGACTAGTGATTTTTTGGGCTAAATCTTGTGGGAAAACAGAGATTTCTCTCTCAGCCTTCCTCCATTGTTGAGTTTGAACAAACAAAGTGACCACAGCAGCCTGAGTCACACAATGACAGACAGCTTATTCAGCTACTTCATCTGTCGCCGCTCCCCAGGGACCAGGCTCTGATCTTTTCCCAgagctccatctctctctttcacttgctctttctccccctctttcttcctctttccctgaTTGTCTCCCTCCTCTGACTCTGTTAATATCTGCACAACATGACTCtattaaatgtctttttcccTTTCTAGGCACATATATATTCTTCATTTAAATCACAGTTTTGGGGGCGCAGTTTCAAAGTcaaagcaattaaaatagaGCACATTTCTCAGCTCTCTTTGAGTAGATGTTAgagcattgtttttgtttttattttgtttattgtcgTTTCTCCCTGGGGGTTAAAGCGGGTTGTAAAGACAGAGTCATTCCTTCAGAGACACCAGCTCCCGTCAGCGCCTTCTGGTCATTACTGGTGCATCGTGGGAACAGCTTGCCGAGGACAATGATTGGCTAGAACAATGAAGCTGGGGGGGCAACACAAAGGACACGCCCACTGCATGATGGGAAAGAGCAGCGGAAGAAGCAGATGTTGccacagaggacacacaggaggggagagagagagagagagagagagacagcagatgtctctccatctctctctctctctctctctctctgatgagtTGGATTGGTGTTCTTCAGCAGCAGGTAAGAAGAGACATCAGTCTTACCTGCTTTTGACAGAGTGATGCTTCGTTCAGCAGTCCAGAAAACAGCAGGATGGTCAGACCTTTGCGCTTCTCTGTTGTGGTCGAGTCTCTCTGCTGCGGTAGTGTGATATTTCCCAACACTTTTGGGATCCGAAAACCACAGGGTTCTTAATGTTCTCCTCAAAAATGTATCCATAAGCTTCTAAAGGCGTAACTTCCCAATTAAATGTCCCTTCATCTGTCTTTAACATgggaaagaaacacaacaagcGTATTGTACGACAACATCACAGACGGTGGACAAATTAAAGGCAAAGGCTGATTAAATGAGAAACATGACGAtgaatgatgctgatgatgctTCCATGGAGAGCTCACGGCGAGTGGAttgatgagtatgaaaatgatggGAATCATTTGACTAGATGTCAAACCAGCTGAACTCCAATGGGATTTTGAAGAGTCAAGTCCCAGAGACTTATAGATTATATGCTATGGAGCATTAAAGCTGTTCTGGTGACTCACCTTACTAACACacttcatttttcatccatCTGTATGTATTCTGTGTCTGCACATCCCAACACTTGACTGAAGCTATATGATGCTTACAATGAGTACAACATTCAGATTCAGGGCagcatgtttttgtctgctgctgaacCATCAAATGGAAACCTGTAAATGTCTTGTGCTTGATTTTATACACAGTTTTAGACTTAGATATTTGGTATCTTTAAAATTGGTGTTTTTAACATCAAGTTCTGTGTGTTGGAACAACAGTTTGTAAAGAGGTGCTGCAAAGCTTTAGAGGTTAAGAAGCTTCAAGTTTGATGAGCCTTTTCACACTCTGCAACTTTGACATATATAGGGTGTTTATATTTTGTGAATATTACCAGAGCAGCAGCACGATATGAGACTCAAGATTAAATAATAACTCAGGCTCTGAGCtgggaaaagaaagggaaagaactTCTGTTTCAACTTCTGCAGGATACTTCTTGGTAAACAGAGAGACTTTCTTGGCACCACATCTCAGGTACCAAAACATAAATCTAACATAAGAGTGGCAGCtaaagtaaaaatgttattGCTCTGCTCAGGCACCTGCAGAACAGCTCCCCAGCCATGATAAAGAAAGCCAGTGAGCCCTCAGTCTGCTGATAAATAAACCACAGGAAACTGAATTGACATCTCTAttgtctctttcctttttcaaatGGATCCTCTTTATTTGCAGTGCTGTTGCGATCTCTGGCTCACAGTGTGATAGTGACCTGCATGTAGCATCTCACCTGTAAACACACCGTCTTTCTGTAGTGAGCTTCATCCACAGGAGAAGTGTTGGCTAATAGTTTCTGCAGGAAGCATTTATCTTTGTTTGTATTATAACAGCGGAGAAGGCTTGGAAAGATTGTAGTGAGAGATTGTTGAGTCAGATTGAAACTGAACGTCACTGTTTATACATTAAGTAAGGAAACAAAGTCTTGTTACAAAGGAGGGATTTCTCCAAAATCAAGCTTTTCTTGTCGTATGCCATCTATGCTTATGTTTCTTCTTGGTCcgactgcagcagctctgtcctgttcTGTCTCAGTCAAAACTCAGTTTCTCATCTCGAGCTCATGCACAATGCAATGGTAAGGAttgaaactgattttaaaatcttcaatttcatcttgtttctgctgcttaccaataaaaatgtgtcatgcCAAATGTCCTGCCTTCCTCGAAGATAACTTTGTAGAGACGTGAGGCTTTTAAATGACTTTACTTCATAACTGTGTCACATTGCAGCCTGAATTATTTCTGATTTCACCCAATTTCAAGATTCTTATTTTATATGTTGCAGTTTTTTTACTCATCAGTGTCTTTTGGAAGGTGCTTCCTGCTTTTACGCCTcatatattttactatttttgtttttacaacttCATGTAATGCATTAAATGTACATTCTGTTATTATATTAAACTCGGAGTTAGAGAAAATTTGTGCTTCCAAATATGGAGGAAGTTGGGTTTCTTCATTGTCCACAACACAGTTTTCTGGTTTGCCTTTACACACCACTCTCATTGACACAAGGTAGTCAGTTCATGGGAATACACTCTTCTCTTCAATGTGCCCATTCATGGTGGCTAGACAAATTAGACAACAAATTCACACAATAGTACTTGCCAATTCATCCcatgaagataaaaaaaacgaGAACAGCTGATGGGAACAAATCTCCTCGTGTTTACTGACGCTGCCACGAGGGAACAGCCATCACTTATAGTAACAAGCAATTGAGACATCATCACTAGGTTGCCAGATTTGATAGACAAAAATTTGGGTTGCCAGGTGTGATCCACTGAGACGAGAGGTGTGGTCGAGGACTACTAAAGTGTGCTCCGCGATGTTTCTGTGATTAaggcgctgtgtgtgtgtgtgtgtgtgtgtgtgtgtgtgtgtgtgtgtgctctttgttttcatctgtgtggtgtgtatgtgtgggaaTGGACCCTGGTCTGACTTGTTGATTAATGgccagtgtgtgtatgtgtgaaaacgCTCCCGGTCCTGTTTCCATGCTAATGAGTAGCAGCAgatgggagagaggaggcaggaccaacaatgaacaaacacaccagcagccgTACAACTTAAAACCAAGCAGACCCTCCTGTAGGGTGTGTTTCCTCGCACACTCTTATGTTATGACTTGTCCTCTTATTGGTTGGAGCATGTAAACACTGAATATAGTCTCTATCCTGGATGTGATCACGGCTTGTTGGGATATGTTGAGAGCAAGCAGGACACTATACCATACGGCTAATACACTTTACTATTAACTTATGTGGAGTACAAATGAGCTTTGTAGGCAGTCgagtcaaacacacaggagaaTTTCAATGTTGACTGtctctaaaaacacattttgacatttaatcaaTGTCCTGTACACGTCTTGGCTTGTACAATCTGTTCCACTTGATAAAAACTGGttcatttccacattttctatgtgcaacataaaaacaatagaTTGGCCTGGTCCCATGTTCACACAATGTTTCTCCATCAAAGTTTGGTGTTTTACGGTAACCTagcaaaacattcaaacacaaaattaaatatgcatttgttACATCATATAACAACAGGGGTGTGGTAGTGAGGGGAATAATGCAGCATGGAATTAAATGTTATCTTTTAAGTGCAAATTAGTAGCTTAATATTTGATTGAACCTAGCTAACTAACAGTACAGTTATATTGCTGAAAAAAACAGGTATAAAAAAGGTCACTAATAATTCACTAAAGACAGAGCATGTGTCTAGTTGTTATTCACTtatttgtacatgtgtgagaATTGATGTATGAAGAGGTAAAGGGGGCCCACTGACACCACATGTCACAGGGCCCTCTGTATAACAATATGTATCTTTGTTGAACTGACATTTtgcattattgattcatttaaatgtgcttttcattggcagagagagaacataGTTGTTTTCTTAGCATTCTTAATTCAAACTACAATTAACCACAAGCTGTCATGAGAACGTGATTAGTTTTCTTACCTTGTGTCCTGGTGGGGATTAGTCCAAAAGTGAAAACGTTAAACACAGGTTGTGGACTTAAACAAatccatatttcatttttttaatcagtaTATAGTTTTGAAATTGTGTATTTTCCCACTAGAAACATCTTGttcttattgttacttcacttgtTTGTGCGGATTGATGAATGTGCAGTTTGACACttgaaggctgttttcacataaaTTCTCTGCACTCGCCTTAAACACGTTTTCATAAGAGCATGATTTGTGACAACTTGTTTGGAAACCAATCACAGCCCAGCATGAAATTGTCACATGTGAGATGTGAAACCACGTACACTGTGAatggagacatcttgtgtctaGTATTTCATACATATTAAAACACGTCAGGAGGGGTCTTTAATGAAAAGACAACAGGGATGGCATGCAACAGAAGCCATgcaattatgtttatttttgttttactttgtgtaAGCTCCACAGGGTACATCTTTCCTTGTCTCTCTATTTGTACAACTAAGTACACAAGGAATTCAATTACAGGACACACTAGAACAACTAACACTGAAAACTTCTCCATCTTGGCCTTATCCACCTGAACTAGACAACAAAAAGACGCTGTTTCCTGTATGGAAAGAAAATCCTTCTCGGATATGAGGCACCAAAAATATGAAgccagcactgtgt encodes:
- the dld gene encoding delta-like protein D, which codes for MGRLCLLLVVTLSLLTCQVLCSGVFELKLQEFLNKKGVTGNGNCCPGGSAHPQGQHQQCECKTFFRVCLKHYQANVSPEPPCTYGGAVTPVLGSNSFQVPETNADSFTNPIHFPFGFTWPGTFSLIIEALHTDSLDDLTTDNPERLISRITTQRHLTVGEEWSKDMQTAGRTELRYSYRFLCDEHYYGDGCSVFCRPRDDAFGHFTCGERGEIICNSGWKGQYCTEPICLPGCDEEHGFCEKPGECKCRVGFSGRYCDDCIRYPGCLHGTCQQPWQCNCQEGWGGLFCNQDLNYCTHHKPCLNGATCTNTGQGSYTCSCLPGYTGASCEIQVNECSGNPCRNGGSCTDNDDGYKCACPPGFYGNNCELSANTCADGPCFNGGRCADNPEGGYFCQCPMGYAGFNCEKKIDHCSSNPCLNGAECVDLVNSYLCQCPEGFSGPNCEDSSSISGHCLSFPCQNGGTCQEGVNGYTCTCPPGYTGENCSSPISRCHHNPCHNGATCHERGGRYVCACVPGYGGHNCQFLLPEVPKGQPVVDGPDRRFSFPESGNVVDEEDDDSGFPWTAVCAGVFLVLVILIGCSVLVVYIRVKLQERHSHHGDSVHSDSHETMNNLTTTNNCLRSDKELGPIMTTSIKNTNKKADYHSDLAGSLGGLSGISGLNGSEKNGFKTRYPSVEYNLVHELRPEELSLCKEEERDEPEVKCEMLDESDSEEGYRKRQNSDASEKKQVEESPSCSEAKYQSSSDLNYRDLKYQSNSDIKYQSTSDVKYQSTSDVEYHSPNDSRYQSTSDTKYQSVYVMSDQKDECIIATEV